Proteins encoded by one window of Hafnia alvei:
- a CDS encoding DUF3156 family protein: protein MNSAVPLLSRAWHWLMTSREPVGYRPGQMLNLVARDFRPYACERTSSCSLTVALPQGLTIEIREKATALFRSFVVCSHFHLQGSTGLQQPVRLKAHNGNILGRGGVQFRCKDKNDDSQRLLAVLNCYPHIFAALENLHFRHLNLRAEQGQWWLEIEHYAASEVISQVPVERRYQKLHHDQRQQLVNVMQMFDELMTRVASEGVAA, encoded by the coding sequence GTGAACAGCGCAGTTCCGTTACTGAGTCGTGCGTGGCATTGGTTGATGACGTCGCGTGAACCTGTGGGTTATCGACCTGGGCAGATGTTAAATCTGGTGGCGCGTGATTTTCGTCCTTATGCCTGTGAGCGCACCTCATCGTGTAGTTTGACGGTTGCTTTGCCGCAGGGATTAACGATCGAAATACGGGAAAAAGCGACGGCGCTATTTCGCTCATTTGTGGTGTGTAGTCATTTTCATCTTCAGGGATCGACCGGATTGCAGCAGCCCGTCAGGCTGAAGGCGCATAATGGCAATATTTTAGGGCGCGGCGGCGTGCAGTTTCGCTGCAAAGATAAAAATGACGATAGCCAGCGTTTGTTAGCGGTTCTGAATTGTTATCCGCATATTTTTGCAGCTCTGGAAAACTTGCATTTCCGCCATCTAAATCTGCGCGCAGAGCAAGGCCAGTGGTGGCTGGAAATTGAGCACTACGCGGCGTCCGAGGTGATTAGTCAGGTTCCGGTAGAGCGTCGGTATCAAAAACTGCATCACGATCAGCGCCAGCAGTTAGTAAACGTTATGCAGATGTTTGATGAATTAATGACGCGAGTCGCCAGCGAAGGCGTTGCCGCCTAG
- the yiaK gene encoding 3-dehydro-L-gulonate 2-dehydrogenase — MRVSFDQLKQEFERVLLARGVQAETASECATMFAQTTESGVYSHGVNRFPRFIQQLEAGDIIPDAQAKRVLALGAIEQWDAQRSIGNLTAKKMMDRAMSLASDHGIGLIAVRNANHWMRGGSYGWQAAEKGYIGICWTNSIAVMPPWGAKECRIGTNPLIVAIPGNPITMVDMSMSMFSYGMLEVNRLAGRELPVDGGFDDEGNLTREPGVIEKNRRILPMGYWKGSGLSIVLDMIATLLSDGASVAEVTEDNSDEYGISQIFIAIEVDRLIEGATRDAKLQRIMDYVKGAERANPEVAIRLPGHEFTQLLAENRRNGITIDDSVWAKIQAL; from the coding sequence ATGCGAGTGAGTTTTGACCAGTTAAAACAGGAGTTTGAACGCGTGCTATTGGCACGTGGCGTTCAGGCTGAAACCGCCAGTGAGTGCGCGACCATGTTTGCCCAAACCACGGAATCCGGCGTGTATTCTCACGGGGTGAACCGTTTTCCTCGTTTTATCCAACAGCTTGAGGCGGGAGATATTATTCCTGATGCACAGGCAAAACGCGTTTTAGCATTGGGGGCGATTGAGCAATGGGATGCGCAGCGTTCTATCGGCAATCTCACGGCGAAAAAAATGATGGATCGCGCGATGTCTTTGGCCTCAGACCACGGCATTGGTTTAATTGCGGTGCGTAACGCCAACCACTGGATGCGTGGCGGAAGCTACGGATGGCAGGCCGCTGAGAAGGGCTATATTGGTATTTGCTGGACGAATTCGATTGCCGTTATGCCACCGTGGGGAGCAAAAGAGTGTCGCATTGGTACGAATCCGTTGATCGTGGCGATTCCGGGAAATCCGATCACCATGGTAGATATGTCGATGTCGATGTTCTCTTACGGCATGTTGGAAGTGAACCGCTTAGCAGGACGTGAATTGCCCGTTGACGGGGGCTTCGATGATGAGGGTAATCTCACTCGTGAACCGGGCGTGATAGAGAAAAATCGCCGTATTTTACCGATGGGATACTGGAAAGGTTCCGGCTTATCCATCGTGCTGGATATGATTGCGACGCTGTTGTCTGATGGTGCCTCGGTTGCTGAAGTGACAGAGGACAACTCTGATGAATATGGGATTTCACAGATTTTTATCGCCATTGAGGTCGATCGCTTAATTGAAGGTGCGACTCGCGATGCCAAGCTACAGCGCATTATGGATTACGTGAAAGGGGCTGAACGCGCTAATCCTGAGGTGGCGATTCGTTTGCCAGGCCATGAGTTTACTCAACTGCTGGCCGAAAACCGCCGCAATGGTATCACCATTGACGACAGCGTATGGGCAAAAATTCAGGCACTTTAA
- a CDS encoding DUF3156 family protein, whose product MNSEVQVVNNLWRWLSGQRDPIGYQPGRVLHLVEKNLQPFECKRLSDRVLHVVCPQGLEVEVEERVVTSFRSYSVTCHFHLRGETGLQQPIHIQAKNTDILGRGDTRFSAKTSNDDSRRLMAVLDCYPEITDALDCLNFRRLNLRSEAGQWQLEIELFAATELVGPRPVCSGYQRLPYAQRHLMLDVMQMFQKLMDRVTVQGVAA is encoded by the coding sequence ATGAACAGTGAAGTTCAGGTCGTGAATAATTTATGGCGTTGGTTGAGCGGCCAGCGTGATCCTATCGGTTATCAGCCTGGAAGAGTATTGCATCTGGTTGAAAAAAACCTACAGCCATTTGAATGCAAACGCCTGTCCGATCGCGTGCTCCACGTTGTTTGCCCGCAAGGGTTGGAAGTGGAAGTTGAAGAGCGCGTTGTGACCAGCTTCAGAAGCTATAGCGTGACCTGCCATTTCCATCTGCGTGGTGAGACAGGCTTGCAGCAACCGATCCACATTCAGGCTAAAAATACCGATATTCTTGGCCGCGGGGATACCCGTTTTAGTGCCAAAACCAGCAATGACGATAGCCGTCGTTTGATGGCGGTGCTGGATTGCTACCCTGAAATCACCGATGCGTTGGATTGCCTCAATTTCCGCCGCTTGAATCTGCGTTCTGAAGCAGGGCAGTGGCAGCTTGAAATTGAGCTATTTGCAGCAACAGAATTGGTAGGCCCGCGTCCGGTATGTAGCGGCTATCAACGCTTACCTTACGCGCAGCGTCATCTGATGTTGGACGTGATGCAGATGTTCCAAAAACTGATGGATCGCGTGACGGTGCAAGGTGTGGCGGCTTAA
- a CDS encoding LysR family transcriptional regulator, protein MDTGWLEDFLALAELRNFSRAAQLRNITQPAFGRHIRALEESIGQKLVDRSSSPVTLTPAGYQFRLIAHSMVNQLKEGIQKINGLPSEMINPVRFSAPHSLSSPFLLDLIDRIDPTTPFSVDILRVDFAVESLIEGASDFLLAFDTHALLQPPFTNLLLGKGNLLLVSAADKQGQPLFKPDENHQQPVPYLRYSPDSYSARMVERLMPQQPFACQPVFESSLCDLHRQMALRAKGLAWLPDCQIENELAEGKLVAVNRSRWHIPYQIRLYRNQAQLHQRAETFWHCLSQQITQGISYWPPVQN, encoded by the coding sequence ATGGATACCGGCTGGTTAGAAGATTTTTTAGCACTGGCTGAATTGCGTAATTTCTCGCGAGCCGCGCAGTTACGCAACATCACTCAGCCCGCTTTTGGCCGCCATATACGCGCATTGGAAGAAAGTATTGGTCAGAAATTAGTCGATAGAAGTTCCTCACCGGTGACGCTCACGCCTGCCGGATATCAGTTTCGTTTAATTGCCCACAGCATGGTAAATCAGCTTAAAGAAGGTATTCAGAAGATAAATGGATTACCGTCCGAGATGATTAATCCCGTTCGTTTTAGTGCCCCGCATTCTCTTTCATCCCCCTTTTTGCTCGATTTAATTGACCGTATTGATCCCACAACGCCATTTTCCGTTGATATTCTGCGCGTAGATTTTGCCGTTGAATCGTTAATTGAAGGCGCCAGCGATTTTCTTTTAGCCTTTGATACCCACGCCTTGCTTCAGCCGCCTTTCACCAATTTGCTATTGGGGAAAGGCAATCTTCTGCTGGTCAGCGCTGCCGATAAGCAAGGCCAACCATTATTTAAACCCGACGAAAACCACCAGCAGCCAGTACCCTATTTACGTTATTCGCCAGACTCTTACAGCGCGAGAATGGTAGAGCGGCTCATGCCGCAGCAACCTTTTGCCTGTCAGCCGGTGTTTGAATCTTCGCTGTGTGATTTGCATCGGCAAATGGCTCTGCGCGCTAAGGGATTGGCTTGGTTACCAGATTGTCAGATTGAAAACGAACTGGCAGAAGGTAAGCTGGTTGCCGTCAACCGCAGCCGCTGGCACATTCCCTATCAAATTCGCCTGTATCGCAATCAAGCGCAGCTTCACCAGCGCGCAGAAACATTCTGGCATTGCCTGTCTCAGCAAATAACACAGGGCATCTCTTATTGGCCACCGGTGCAAAACTAG
- a CDS encoding adenosine deaminase family protein: protein MMQDTQTITLPEFFANFPKVDLHYHLLGGVRLTTMLALAEKYGVPLTESEAKSYYRRYQHETSVVKGGIAALNFLYPLMRSAEDYFRVTYEVAQDAAATGIRHLELFWNPSDTELSYADVTEAMSRAMAKAGEEWDIRALFIPSINREKSPEEAVAMVDAVLSYPHPLVPGIGIDYKENDAPIEHFWKAYRKAQLAGLRLTGHCSEFGLHWRNVETGLDLIHLERIDHGYTVLDNPELTARCAREGIPFTVVPSNTYYLKKWPDADQWRKHHPIRQMALAGMNIIPATDDWHMHNTNGAECYRVMVEEFGFDLDGVRQLMLNGINACWQPEEIKQQWRQAWTAEFDALRSKLAHEPQIDPAQHISYHRSQTA from the coding sequence ATGATGCAGGATACGCAAACGATTACGTTACCAGAATTTTTCGCCAACTTCCCTAAAGTGGATCTCCATTACCATCTGCTTGGCGGAGTTCGTCTCACCACCATGCTGGCGTTGGCAGAGAAATACGGGGTGCCGCTCACCGAATCCGAAGCCAAAAGTTACTATCGCCGTTATCAGCATGAAACCAGCGTGGTGAAAGGCGGGATTGCGGCGCTTAACTTTTTATATCCGCTGATGCGCAGCGCCGAAGATTATTTCCGTGTGACCTATGAAGTCGCACAAGACGCCGCAGCAACCGGTATTCGTCATCTGGAACTGTTTTGGAATCCCTCTGATACCGAACTGTCCTATGCCGACGTCACCGAAGCGATGAGCCGCGCAATGGCGAAAGCGGGCGAAGAATGGGATATTCGTGCGCTCTTTATTCCTTCTATCAACCGCGAAAAATCGCCCGAAGAAGCCGTGGCAATGGTGGATGCCGTGCTGAGTTATCCGCACCCTTTAGTGCCCGGTATTGGCATTGACTACAAAGAGAATGACGCCCCTATCGAGCATTTTTGGAAAGCCTATCGCAAAGCACAACTCGCTGGATTACGCCTCACGGGGCACTGCTCAGAGTTTGGTTTGCATTGGCGTAACGTAGAAACGGGCTTAGATTTGATTCATCTGGAGCGCATCGATCACGGCTATACCGTATTGGATAACCCAGAACTTACCGCCCGCTGCGCCCGCGAAGGCATTCCATTTACCGTCGTGCCCAGCAATACCTATTACCTCAAAAAATGGCCGGATGCAGACCAGTGGCGTAAGCATCACCCCATTCGCCAAATGGCGCTGGCAGGCATGAATATCATCCCAGCCACCGACGACTGGCACATGCACAATACCAACGGTGCCGAATGCTATCGCGTTATGGTGGAAGAATTCGGCTTCGATCTTGATGGCGTGCGCCAACTGATGCTCAACGGCATCAATGCCTGCTGGCAGCCTGAAGAAATCAAACAGCAATGGCGACAGGCGTGGACCGCCGAATTTGACGCCCTACGCAGCAAACTGGCGCACGAACCGCAGATCGATCCGGCTCAGCATATTTCCTATCATCGTTCCCAAACGGCATAG
- a CDS encoding IclR family transcriptional regulator, producing the protein MKTKEKETEIEPSKEKPAGSQSLFRGLQLIEILSNYPNGCPLAHLSELAQLNKSTVHRLLQGLQSCGYVTPAPAAGSYRLTTKFIAVGQKALSSLNIIHVAAPHLEALNIATGETINFSSREDDHAILIYKLEPTTGMLRTRAYIGQHMPLYCSAMGKIYMAYGHHDYVEPYWKSHQDEIQPLTRNTIIQLDQMYQELEQIRQQGMAMDREENELGVSCIAVPIFDIHHRVSYSVSISLSTAKLGMIGEQNLLKPLKETAAAISRELGLNTYE; encoded by the coding sequence ATGAAAACAAAAGAGAAAGAAACCGAGATCGAGCCAAGCAAAGAAAAACCAGCAGGAAGCCAAAGTCTTTTTCGCGGCCTTCAGCTTATTGAGATCCTGAGCAACTACCCTAACGGCTGTCCGTTAGCGCATCTTTCTGAGCTAGCGCAATTAAACAAAAGCACCGTGCACCGCCTGTTACAGGGCCTGCAATCCTGCGGCTATGTCACTCCGGCACCAGCGGCAGGCAGCTACCGTTTAACCACCAAGTTTATTGCCGTTGGACAAAAAGCACTCTCTTCGTTAAACATCATCCATGTGGCTGCCCCTCATTTAGAGGCGCTGAATATTGCCACCGGAGAAACCATTAACTTCTCCAGCCGCGAAGACGATCACGCCATTTTGATTTATAAATTAGAGCCAACGACCGGCATGCTGCGAACGCGCGCCTATATCGGCCAGCACATGCCTCTGTATTGTTCAGCGATGGGGAAAATCTACATGGCCTATGGCCATCACGACTATGTAGAGCCTTATTGGAAGAGCCATCAAGATGAGATCCAGCCGCTTACGCGCAATACCATTATTCAGCTAGATCAGATGTACCAAGAGTTAGAGCAGATCCGCCAGCAGGGAATGGCGATGGACAGAGAAGAAAACGAGCTGGGCGTATCCTGTATTGCGGTACCGATCTTTGATATTCATCACCGCGTAAGTTATTCCGTCTCCATTTCCCTTTCAACCGCCAAGTTGGGGATGATTGGTGAACAGAATTTGTTAAAACCACTCAAAGAGACCGCAGCGGCGATATCGCGCGAGCTGGGCCTCAATACCTACGAATAG
- a CDS encoding HNH endonuclease, with amino-acid sequence MRYWWVNHKQTVKHEVNGGFLWSPKTKKGNIKNRYYDNLCIAAPGDKVLSYANKKVAYVGVVTDFAISASKPEFGAAGKLWGNDGWLLPVDWQKFSNPVSPFDILDDLRPHLSKENIYSPIRLDNAHGYQHIYLTEVGEDVFNIVENAGEELEHLVGKGIDKEPTDLREKLDDEVEKQVIADVDLNDTIKEQLIKARRGQGDFRRNLQEVEPSCRITKIDTPSLLIASHIKPWRCCESGNERLDGNNGLLLAPHIDWLFDKGLISFADSGEVLVSPNLSEDELNKLGLKNISEQNVGSFNPNQIIYLDFHRDNIFLNK; translated from the coding sequence ATGAGATATTGGTGGGTTAACCATAAGCAAACAGTTAAGCATGAGGTCAATGGCGGTTTTCTGTGGTCTCCGAAGACCAAAAAGGGAAATATTAAAAATCGCTATTACGACAATCTCTGTATTGCGGCACCGGGTGATAAGGTGCTTTCTTATGCGAATAAAAAAGTTGCCTATGTTGGTGTAGTGACTGATTTTGCCATCAGTGCGTCAAAGCCAGAATTCGGGGCTGCGGGTAAGCTTTGGGGTAATGATGGTTGGTTACTCCCTGTCGATTGGCAGAAATTCTCCAACCCTGTAAGCCCATTCGATATTCTTGATGACCTTCGTCCACATTTATCAAAAGAAAATATCTATTCCCCTATACGGCTCGATAATGCTCATGGATATCAGCATATTTATCTGACTGAAGTTGGAGAAGATGTTTTTAACATTGTTGAGAATGCTGGCGAAGAATTAGAGCATTTGGTGGGTAAAGGTATCGATAAAGAACCGACAGATCTAAGAGAGAAACTCGATGATGAGGTTGAAAAACAAGTTATTGCTGATGTTGATTTAAACGATACCATTAAAGAGCAACTGATCAAAGCAAGACGAGGCCAAGGCGATTTTCGTCGTAATCTACAGGAAGTAGAGCCATCGTGCCGCATCACCAAAATTGATACCCCTAGCCTCCTCATTGCAAGTCATATAAAACCGTGGCGCTGCTGTGAAAGTGGCAATGAAAGACTCGATGGAAATAATGGTTTATTGCTTGCCCCTCATATTGACTGGTTATTTGATAAAGGTCTTATCAGTTTTGCTGATTCTGGCGAGGTCTTAGTATCTCCAAATCTGTCTGAGGATGAGCTGAACAAGCTAGGATTAAAAAATATCAGCGAACAAAATGTAGGCTCTTTCAACCCGAATCAAATTATTTATCTTGATTTTCATAGAGATAATATTTTTTTAAATAAATAA